Proteins from one Zavarzinia compransoris genomic window:
- a CDS encoding BMP family ABC transporter substrate-binding protein, with protein sequence MIRPLDRRTFLAGTAAAAGLTLASGPFKAASAADPLKIGFVYVGPIGDFGWTHGHDLGRKAVETKFGDKVKTTYVENVAEGPDAERVIRKLAADGNKLIFTTSFGYMEPTLKVAKTFPNVFFEHATGFKTAPNVSVYNSRFYEGRAVVGHLAGSLTKTGKIGYIASVPIPEVVMGINATAIWARKVRPDAEVKVVWINSWYDPGKEGDAAKALIDQGVDIITQHTDSPAPLQIAEQRGVLGVGQASDMKAFAPKSQLTAIVDEWGPYYVERTQAVLDGAWKTSDTWHGLKEGFLTLSPYGDAVPEALRASADAIKNGIIDGSIHPFTGPIKNDKGEIKVADGAKLSDGDMLGMNWYVEGVSA encoded by the coding sequence ATGATCCGTCCCCTCGATCGCCGAACTTTCCTTGCCGGCACGGCCGCGGCCGCCGGCCTGACCCTGGCGTCCGGCCCGTTCAAGGCGGCGAGCGCGGCCGATCCCCTGAAGATCGGCTTCGTCTATGTCGGCCCGATCGGCGACTTCGGCTGGACCCACGGCCACGACCTGGGCCGCAAGGCCGTCGAGACCAAGTTCGGCGACAAGGTGAAGACCACCTATGTCGAGAATGTCGCCGAAGGCCCGGACGCCGAGCGCGTGATCCGCAAGCTGGCCGCCGACGGCAACAAGCTGATCTTCACCACCTCCTTCGGTTACATGGAACCGACCCTGAAGGTGGCAAAGACTTTCCCCAACGTCTTCTTCGAACATGCCACCGGCTTCAAGACCGCGCCCAATGTCTCGGTCTATAATTCCCGCTTCTACGAGGGCCGGGCCGTGGTCGGCCATCTGGCCGGCAGCCTGACCAAGACCGGCAAGATCGGCTATATCGCCTCGGTGCCGATCCCGGAAGTGGTGATGGGCATCAATGCGACCGCGATCTGGGCCCGCAAGGTCCGCCCGGACGCCGAAGTGAAAGTGGTCTGGATCAATTCCTGGTACGACCCGGGCAAGGAAGGCGATGCCGCCAAGGCCCTGATCGACCAGGGCGTCGACATCATCACCCAGCACACCGACAGCCCGGCGCCCTTGCAGATCGCCGAACAGCGCGGCGTCCTCGGCGTCGGCCAGGCGTCCGACATGAAGGCTTTCGCGCCCAAGTCCCAGCTCACCGCCATCGTCGACGAATGGGGCCCCTATTACGTCGAACGCACCCAGGCGGTGCTGGACGGCGCCTGGAAGACCTCCGACACCTGGCACGGCCTGAAGGAAGGCTTCCTCACCCTCTCGCCCTATGGCGATGCCGTGCCGGAAGCGCTGCGCGCCTCCGCCGATGCCATCAAGAACGGCATCATCGACGGTTCGATCCATCCCTTCACCGGCCCGATCAAGAACGACAAGGGCGAGATCAAGGTCGCCGACGGCGCCAAGCTGTCGGACGGCGACATGCTCGGCATGAACTGGTACGTCGAAGGCGTTTCGGCGTAA
- a CDS encoding ABC transporter permease — protein sequence MTAEMILPMVLTVIAAATPLLLAAIGELVTEKAGVLNLGVEGMMLAGAVIAFATTVGTGSATLGIFAAMVAGIVMSLAFGVLTLTLMANQVATGLALTIFGIGLSSLIGSSYIGTPVTKLATLAIPGVSDIPVLGPLLFGHDVLVYASVALTVAVAWFLKSTRKGLILRAVGESDLSAHSIGYDVIRVRYFAVMFGGLCSGLAGAYLSLSYTPMWVEGMTAGRGWIALALVAFASWRPWRVLGGAYIFGGVTILQLYLQGAGGIGVPAQVMNMLPYLATIIVLTVISAGPWRGRLDAPACLGKPFRPAS from the coding sequence ATGACCGCCGAAATGATCCTGCCCATGGTGCTGACCGTGATCGCGGCGGCCACCCCCCTGCTGCTGGCCGCGATCGGCGAGCTGGTCACGGAAAAGGCCGGCGTCCTGAACCTCGGGGTCGAGGGCATGATGCTGGCGGGCGCCGTCATCGCCTTCGCCACCACGGTGGGCACCGGCAGCGCCACGCTCGGCATCTTCGCCGCCATGGTCGCCGGCATCGTCATGTCGCTCGCCTTCGGCGTCCTCACCCTCACCCTGATGGCCAATCAGGTGGCGACCGGGCTTGCCCTCACCATCTTCGGCATCGGCCTGTCATCCCTGATCGGCAGCAGTTACATCGGCACGCCGGTGACGAAGCTCGCCACCCTGGCGATCCCGGGCGTTTCCGATATTCCGGTGCTCGGCCCCCTGCTCTTCGGCCATGACGTGCTGGTCTATGCTTCGGTGGCGCTCACCGTCGCGGTCGCCTGGTTCCTGAAATCGACGCGCAAGGGCCTGATCCTGCGCGCGGTCGGCGAGTCCGACCTTTCGGCCCATTCGATCGGCTATGACGTCATTCGCGTCCGCTATTTCGCGGTCATGTTCGGCGGCCTGTGCTCCGGGCTGGCCGGGGCCTATCTCTCGCTTTCCTATACGCCCATGTGGGTGGAGGGGATGACGGCCGGGCGCGGCTGGATCGCGCTCGCCCTGGTCGCCTTCGCCTCGTGGCGGCCGTGGCGGGTGCTGGGCGGCGCCTATATTTTCGGCGGCGTCACCATCCTGCAGCTTTACCTCCAGGGCGCCGGCGGCATCGGCGTGCCCGCCCAGGTGATGAACATGCTGCCCTATCTCGCCACCATCATCGTTCTTACCGTGATTTCGGCCGGACCCTGGCGGGGCCGGCTGGATGCCCCGGCCTGCCTCGGCAAGCCGTTCCGGCCCGCAAGCTGA
- the guaD gene encoding guanine deaminase, translating into MMPAPRALRGRLLDFTADPAAAGSGALRYIEDGVLVMAGGRIIDRGPAAEILPDLGTMPIDDHAGRLILPGFIDLHIHYPQSRVIGAFGTQLMDWLERYTFPEESRLADPDVAAQMARFFIDELLANGTTTAAVYGTVHAAATDAFFEASRQANTRMIAGKSMMDRNAPPWLMDTAQGAYDSVKDLITRWHGNGRQMYVVTPRFAITSTDEQLAACAALIGEFPDTFLQTHLSENDKEIAFVREIYPWAKNYADVYRHFGLMGPRALFGHSIHLDDSEVAMLAESGAAAVFCPTSNTFLGSGLFDRDRLAAGGVKIGLATDVGGGTSYSMLETAGEAYKVLQLRRQTLRPLDAFHMMTRGNAEVLGLGHLIGTLETGSEADVVVLDARATPAMAHRMTAVDGDLEQELFVLMIMGDDRSVAATYVAGERAVRPR; encoded by the coding sequence ATGATGCCCGCCCCCCGCGCCCTGCGTGGCCGCCTGCTCGACTTCACCGCCGATCCGGCCGCCGCCGGCTCGGGCGCCCTGCGTTACATCGAGGACGGCGTCCTGGTGATGGCCGGCGGGCGCATCATCGACCGCGGCCCGGCGGCCGAGATCCTGCCCGACCTCGGCACCATGCCGATCGACGACCATGCCGGGCGGCTGATCCTGCCCGGCTTCATCGACCTCCATATCCATTATCCGCAAAGCCGGGTGATCGGCGCCTTCGGCACCCAGCTCATGGACTGGCTGGAACGCTATACATTCCCCGAGGAATCGCGCCTCGCCGATCCGGACGTGGCGGCGCAGATGGCCCGCTTCTTCATCGACGAGCTGCTGGCGAACGGCACCACCACCGCCGCGGTCTACGGCACCGTCCATGCCGCCGCGACCGACGCTTTCTTCGAGGCGAGCCGGCAGGCGAACACCCGCATGATCGCGGGCAAATCCATGATGGACCGCAATGCCCCACCCTGGCTGATGGACACCGCCCAGGGCGCCTATGATTCAGTGAAGGACCTGATCACCCGCTGGCACGGCAACGGCCGCCAGATGTATGTGGTAACGCCGCGCTTCGCTATCACTTCGACCGACGAGCAGTTGGCGGCCTGCGCCGCCCTGATCGGCGAATTCCCCGACACCTTCCTCCAGACCCATCTGTCGGAGAACGACAAGGAAATCGCCTTCGTCCGCGAGATCTACCCCTGGGCGAAGAATTATGCCGACGTCTATCGCCACTTCGGACTGATGGGCCCCCGCGCCCTCTTCGGCCATTCCATCCATCTCGACGACAGCGAGGTGGCGATGCTGGCGGAAAGCGGGGCCGCCGCCGTGTTCTGCCCGACCTCCAACACCTTCCTCGGTTCCGGCCTGTTCGACCGCGACCGGCTGGCGGCGGGCGGGGTGAAGATCGGCCTGGCCACCGATGTCGGCGGCGGCACGTCCTATTCCATGCTGGAAACCGCGGGCGAGGCCTATAAGGTGCTGCAATTGCGCCGCCAGACCCTGCGCCCCCTGGACGCCTTCCACATGATGACCCGGGGCAATGCCGAGGTGCTGGGCCTCGGCCATCTGATCGGCACCCTGGAGACCGGCAGCGAGGCGGATGTCGTCGTCCTCGACGCCCGGGCGACACCGGCCATGGCCCACCGCATGACCGCCGTCGACGGCGATCTCGAACAGGAACTCTTCGTCCTGATGATCATGGGCGACGACCGCTCGGTCGCCGCCACCTATGTCGCGGGCGAACGCGCGGTCAGGCCGCGATAA
- a CDS encoding HD domain-containing protein, translated as MIEAAKAFATRAHAAAGQRRKYTGAPYIEHPAAVAALVAAAGGDAAMIAAAWLHDVVEDTGVPLAAIEVDFGPEVAELVSWLTKPEASGAGDREARKAQECAHLAAAPVRAKAVKLADLIDNTATVVERDPIFAATYLREKLAVLDVLADAAGGSAVAAALLPRARAIVEQGLATLSAAR; from the coding sequence ATGATCGAAGCCGCGAAGGCCTTCGCCACCAGGGCCCATGCCGCCGCCGGCCAGCGGCGGAAATATACCGGTGCCCCCTATATCGAGCATCCGGCCGCCGTCGCCGCACTGGTCGCGGCGGCGGGCGGCGATGCGGCGATGATCGCCGCCGCCTGGCTGCACGATGTGGTCGAGGATACGGGCGTGCCCCTGGCCGCGATCGAGGTAGATTTCGGCCCCGAGGTGGCGGAACTCGTCTCCTGGCTGACCAAGCCCGAGGCTTCGGGCGCAGGCGACCGCGAGGCGCGGAAAGCGCAGGAATGCGCCCATCTGGCGGCGGCCCCGGTGCGCGCCAAGGCGGTGAAACTGGCCGACCTGATCGACAATACCGCGACCGTGGTCGAGCGCGACCCCATCTTCGCCGCGACCTACCTGCGCGAGAAGCTGGCGGTGCTCGACGTGCTGGCCGATGCTGCCGGCGGTTCCGCCGTCGCGGCCGCCCTGCTGCCCCGGGCGCGGGCCATCGTCGAACAGGGGCTTGCAACCCTGTCGGCCGCGCGATAG
- the ade gene encoding adenine deaminase: MAKYDTSFLERMIDQAMGRTEADIVIRDTRFLNVFTAEVAEGDIAICGDRIVGTYEGYRGKLEIDGRGLTCVPGFIDTHVHVESCLISPGEFDRCVLPRGTTTAICDPHEICNVLGTAGLDYFLEAAAGTVIDLKVQLSSCVPATHLETAGATLTADDLVRYKGHRHSIGLAEFMNVPGVLHKDPDVLAKLAAFEGCHIDGHSPMLSGRDLNAYLACGIRNCHETTSLAEAREKLRKGMQVLIREGTVCKDVDTLSPLITADTSSFLAFCTDDRNPLDIHEEGHIDHLIRRAIRAGVPMAHAYRTASWSAAQGFGLRDRGVIAPGRRADIALLNDLETCDVHSVISAGRMVTPELFASRILPPPIGLDSMKLEPVQAADFIVRAQGPGGPVIGIDVGSVVTQHLTLSLPYRNGERLPDPGKDVLKVCVVARHGKNRNIGRGFVKGFGLARGALASSVGHDSHNVCVVGGDDADMAAAVNRLIEIGGGFVAVVDGRVAGELALPMAGLISLKPFEGVRGDLLALRQVIREMGCPLPEPFLQLAFLPLPVIPHLKITDHGVVDVDRFELIAA; encoded by the coding sequence ATGGCGAAATACGACACGAGCTTCCTCGAACGCATGATCGACCAGGCCATGGGGCGGACGGAGGCGGATATCGTCATCCGCGACACCCGTTTCCTCAATGTCTTCACGGCGGAAGTGGCGGAGGGCGACATCGCCATCTGCGGCGACCGCATCGTCGGCACCTATGAGGGCTATCGCGGCAAGCTGGAGATCGACGGCCGCGGCCTGACCTGCGTGCCGGGCTTCATCGATACCCATGTCCATGTCGAATCCTGCCTGATCTCGCCCGGGGAATTCGACCGCTGCGTCCTGCCGCGCGGCACCACTACGGCGATCTGCGACCCGCATGAGATCTGCAACGTGCTGGGCACCGCCGGCCTCGACTATTTTCTCGAGGCGGCCGCCGGCACGGTGATCGACCTCAAGGTGCAATTGTCGTCCTGCGTGCCGGCGACCCACCTCGAAACCGCCGGCGCCACCCTGACTGCCGATGATCTGGTGCGTTACAAAGGGCACCGGCATTCGATCGGCCTGGCCGAATTCATGAATGTGCCCGGCGTCCTCCACAAGGATCCGGACGTGCTGGCCAAGCTCGCGGCCTTCGAGGGCTGCCATATCGACGGCCATTCGCCCATGCTGTCGGGCCGCGACCTCAATGCCTATCTCGCCTGCGGCATCCGCAACTGCCACGAGACGACCAGCCTGGCCGAGGCGCGGGAAAAGCTGCGGAAAGGCATGCAGGTCCTGATCCGCGAGGGCACGGTGTGCAAGGATGTCGACACGCTGTCGCCGCTGATCACCGCTGATACCTCGTCCTTCCTCGCCTTCTGCACCGATGACCGCAATCCCCTGGATATCCACGAGGAAGGCCATATCGACCACTTGATCCGCCGTGCCATCCGGGCCGGCGTGCCTATGGCCCATGCCTATCGCACCGCCTCCTGGTCGGCGGCGCAGGGCTTCGGCTTGCGCGACCGGGGCGTGATCGCGCCCGGGCGCCGCGCCGATATCGCCCTGCTCAACGATCTTGAAACCTGCGACGTTCACAGCGTGATCTCGGCCGGGCGCATGGTCACCCCGGAACTCTTCGCGTCGCGCATCCTGCCGCCGCCGATCGGCCTCGATTCGATGAAGCTGGAGCCGGTGCAGGCGGCGGATTTCATCGTCCGGGCGCAGGGCCCCGGCGGGCCGGTGATCGGCATCGACGTCGGCAGCGTGGTCACCCAGCACCTGACCCTGAGCCTGCCCTACCGGAACGGCGAGCGGCTGCCGGATCCCGGGAAGGACGTGCTCAAGGTCTGCGTCGTCGCCCGCCACGGCAAGAACCGCAATATCGGGCGCGGCTTCGTCAAGGGCTTCGGCCTGGCGCGCGGCGCGCTCGCGTCCTCGGTCGGGCATGACAGCCACAATGTCTGCGTCGTCGGCGGCGACGATGCCGACATGGCGGCGGCGGTCAACCGCCTGATCGAGATCGGCGGCGGCTTCGTCGCGGTGGTCGACGGCCGGGTGGCGGGCGAACTGGCCCTGCCCATGGCCGGCCTCATTTCGCTGAAGCCGTTCGAAGGGGTGCGCGGCGATCTTCTGGCGCTGCGCCAAGTGATCCGCGAGATGGGCTGCCCCTTGCCGGAACCCTTCCTGCAACTGGCCTTCCTGCCGCTGCCGGTGATCCCGCACCTGAAGATCACCGACCACGGCGTCGTCGATGTCGACCGCTTCGAGCTTATCGCGGCCTGA